One window of the Pieris rapae chromosome 11, ilPieRapa1.1, whole genome shotgun sequence genome contains the following:
- the LOC111002017 gene encoding uncharacterized protein LOC111002017, whose product MWKIIACVALLALVKSSPVEYGIGENIVGAVSECVDNDTSLCLKEKALKVTEKLAITKDVSILDGLTLVNTGSARSARSYEQLSADPKERESQLEERIVNNVGDFLDNHVLQLRLSDDYEESRGLDEEGRGKKKNKKKLKQLLPILLLLKLKMAALIPLFLGIIAFVAVKAVFLGKIAFAVQAVSLIRRLLSKNNQSSGNAISYSPAHAEEHPGYSYEPAGSGGWSRKVNDAQSMAYAGQLTN is encoded by the exons ATGTGGAAGATAATAGCATGTGTTGCCTTACTAGCTTTAGTGAAGAGTAGTCCAGTGGAATATGGAATTGGTGAAAATATCGTTGGTGCCGTTTCGGAATGTGTAGACAACGACACATCATTGTGTTTAAAG GAAAAAGCGTTGAAAGTTACTGAAAAATTAGCTATAACGAAAGATGTGAGCATCCTCGATGGATTGACCTTAGTCAACACAGGATCGGCAAGATCGGCTAGGAGTTACGAACAGTTGTCTGCAGATCCCAAAGAGAGGGAATCTCAACTGGAAGAGAGAATTGTAAACAATGTTGGTGACTTTTTGGACAACCACGTACTTCAGTTGCGGCTGTCTGACGATTATGAAGAGTCACGAGGATTGGATGAAGAAG GCCGTGGAAAGAAGAAGAACAAGAAGAAGCTCAAGCAGCTTTTGCCAATTCTTCTCCTCTTGAAATTGAAGATGGCTGCTCTCATTCCTCTCTTCCTTGGGATCATTGCATTTGTCGCTGTCAAAGCTGTGTTCCTCGGAAAAATCGCATTCGCCGTCCAAGCCGTTTCTCTTATCCGAAGACTTTTATCCAAAAACAACCAATCCTCTGGAAACGCCATTTCATACTCTCCAGCTCATGCTGAGGAGCATCCAGGCTACTCTTACGAACCAGCTGGATCTGGGGGCTGGAGCAGGAAGGTCAACGATGCCCAAAGCATGGCATACGCCGGTCAATTAACAAACTAG
- the LOC111002027 gene encoding uncharacterized protein LOC111002027, protein MKSILILSCVIATVYSGPIAQEDSVLKLVTSNFVNCMNSDLNLCLKEHALKATERLGSVRKLNIIEGLTIYNNGPRESRSFEALSSEPEERNKQLTERLWESTTDLLQKSDLEVSFAGGDDEEEESRSIDDAVEESRGKKKKQLKKKLKLLIPLAILAKVKAVALVVIALLVIAASLFKLAVLAKIAFIAKVIAIIKALIAKKHAQEEHTWVSHEEHPQISHGGWGEQSGWSRSRTEANNLAYSAYQQ, encoded by the exons ATGAAGTCCATTCTCATTTTGTCGTGTGTTATCGCAACAGTGTATTCCGGGCCTATCGCCCAAGAAGACTCGGTACTTAAATTAGTCACAAGTAACTTTGTGAATTGTATGAATAGTGATTTAAATTTGTGCTTAAAG GAACATGCACTTAAGGCCACTGAACGTCTCGGCTCAGTTCGTAAGCTGAACATCATTGAAGGTCTTACCATTTACAACAATGGCCCACGGGAATCTAGGAGCTTCGAAGCTTTATCTTCAGAACCCGAAGAAAGAAACAAGCAACTGACTGAAAGACTATGGGAGAGTACCACGGATCTGTTGCAGAAGAGCGATTTGGAAGTCAGCTTTGCTGGTGGTGATGATGAAGAGGAAGAATCTCGGTCTATTGATGATG CAGTCGAAGAAAGCCGTGGAAAGAAGAAGAAGCAGCTCAAGAAGAAGTTGAAGCTCCTCATTCCTCTTGCTATCCTCGCTAAAGTCAAAGCTGTAGCCCTCGTCGTCATCGCTCTCCTAGTAATCGCCGCATCACTCTTCAAACTGGCCGTTCTCGCCAAGATCGCTTTTATTGCCAAGGTCATTGCAATCATTAAAGCCTTGATCGCAAAGAAGCATGCCCAAGAAGAACACACCTGGGTGTCTCATGAGGAGCATCCTCAAATTTCCCATGGAGGTTGGGGCGAGCAAAGCGGTTGGTCCCGCTCAAGGACGGAAGCCAACAACCTGGCCTATTCCGCCTACCAACAGTAA
- the LOC111002018 gene encoding uncharacterized protein LOC111002018: MKFSLVLLAVVALVSGDESDNTMETAINFIKDCKGDYFLCVKEKMLRIVDNVRASRSIAIVDGIVLKGEPSLRSAKQLEPLPIDPIARDTEVNYRLLDGVVNLFETHALEVKMNEADKESFKRSLEEGRGKKKGGSGMGGIIGLLGAKLLLGKLFIVKLIALKALATAKIALVLAVVLFVAYCFKQDHTKTTYEVVPHAHHHESHHPVHVEHIAHDLGGHGQGYSSYGSDWSKNIDDGQNLAYSAYSPH, from the exons atgaaattctcTTTAGTACTTCTTGCCGTAGTGGCGTTAGTTAGTGGAGATGAAAGTGATAATACAATGGAGACAGCCATCAACTTTATCAAGGACTGCAAGGGCGATTACTTCCTGTGTGTTAAg gaAAAAATGCTGAGAATTGTGGACAACGTGAGAGCTTCGCGGTCTATTGCCATTGTTGATGGAATTGTATTAAAGGGGGAACCTTCTTTGAGGTCAGCTAAACAATTGGAACCTCTGCCAATTGACCCTATCGCCAGAGACACAGAAGTCAACTATAGGCTCTTAGATGGGGTAGTCAACCTTTTTGAAACTCATGCCCTTGAGGTTAAAATGAACGAGGCTGACAAAGAATCATTCAAACGCTCCTTAGAAGAAG GTCGTGGTAAGAAAAAAGGAGGCAGCGGAATGGGTGGTATCATCGGACTCCTTGGGGCTAAACTTTTACTCGGAAAACTCTTCATCGTCAAGCTGATCGCCCTCAAAGCTCTGGCCACCGCTAAAATCGCTTTAGTCCTGGCTGTAGTACTTTTCGTAGCCTACTGTTTCAAACAGGATCACACTAAGACGACCTACGAAGTGGTGCCTCACGCACATCATCACGAGTCCCATCACCCAGTCCACGTTGAGCACATTGCCCATGATCTGGGGGGACATGGACAAGGCTACTCAAGCTACGGTTCCGACTGGAGCAAGAACATCGATGACGGCCAGAACCTAGCCTACTCAGCATACTCCCCTCACtaa
- the LOC111002025 gene encoding uncharacterized protein LOC111002025 has product MKAFVFLCVVAAAAAMPTKEDGVMEKFVSTLRDCVDTDTMLCLKEKAMKFTENLAVAKELNLVDGVNFARTGSPRSARSYDPLPDEPKARELQMEERIMDNVVDFLDSHVLQLRMPKAFTEDNSIEEEGRGKKKKKLKKLLPILALIKLKLTALIPLFLGIIAFAVFKAYLLGKVAFIAAAFGALKKLLDSKNSKSSGWSEPAHEEHGWESGGGGGGWGRSQDAQNMAYGGHIKQA; this is encoded by the exons ATGAAAGCATTCGTCTTTCTATGCGTTGTGGCGGCGGCGGCCGCGATGCCGACAAAAGAAGATGGGGTCATGGAGAAGTTTGTCTCAACGCTGCGAGACTGTGTGGATACGGATACCATGCTGTGTTTAAAG gAAAAAGCGATGAAATTCACGGAAAACTTAGCTGTAGCTAAAGAGCTGAATCTGGTAGATGGTGTCAACTTTGCCAGGACCGGTTCGCCAAGGTCAGCCAGGAGTTACGATCCTTTACCCGATGAGCCAAAAGCCAGAGAACTTCAGATGGAAGAGAGAATCATGGACAACGTTGTGGACTTCCTGGACAGCCATGTTCTGCAGCTGAGAATGCCTAAAGCTTTCACTGAAGATAACTCGATTGAAGAAGAAG GTCGTggcaagaagaagaagaagctGAAGAAGCTCCTCCCCATCCTCGCTCTCATAAAACTGAAGTTAACAGCTCTGATCCCTCTCTTCCTGGGTATCATTGCTTTCGCCGTATTCAAGGCTTACCTCCTCGGAAAGGTTGCATTCATTGCTGCTGCCTTCGGAGCCCTCAAGAAACTTCTTGATTCAAAGAACAGCAAGAGCAGTGGCTGGTCAGAACCAGCTCATGAGGAGCATGGCTGGGAAAGCGGTGGTGGTGGCGGCGGATGGGGAAGATCCCAGGACGCCCAAAACATGGCGTATGGAGGCCACATTAAACAGGCATAA